In Deferribacter desulfuricans SSM1, the following are encoded in one genomic region:
- a CDS encoding alanine/glycine:cation symporter family protein, giving the protein MEKLHSIINYLDSIVWGPFMLVLLIGTGVLITLRLGFIQVRLLPKALKLIFFKGKSENVQGDITPFQALTTALSATIGTGNIAGVATAIATGGPGAIFWMWLSAFFGMATKYAEAVLAVNFRKKLEDGTSIGGPMYYLKEGLSNKFLGNILGVLFAIFGIVASFGIGSMVQSHSVAMAVNDAFNLPKGVTGFILMVLTALVIIGGIKRIGKVTEKIVPFMAVFYFIFAIIIIVLNFGNFLDVLVLIFKSAFSPVAAVGGFAGAAVKDAIRYGVARGVFSNEAGLGSAPIAHAAAKTDNPVRQGLVAMTGVFFDTIIICSLTAFVILLTGVWDSGKTSTELTAMAFVTVFGGNGKMFLALALIFFAYSTILGWSYYGEQCAKFLFGYKFSYFYKIVYSLSVFYGAFRKTAFVWDMADLFNGMMAIPNLIGLIFLSGLLVKITKEKIDEV; this is encoded by the coding sequence ATGGAAAAATTGCATTCAATAATTAACTATTTGGACTCAATTGTATGGGGCCCTTTTATGCTTGTCTTATTAATTGGTACTGGTGTTTTAATTACCTTAAGGCTTGGTTTTATCCAGGTCAGATTATTACCTAAAGCTTTAAAGTTGATATTTTTTAAAGGGAAAAGCGAAAACGTTCAGGGTGACATTACACCTTTTCAGGCTTTAACCACTGCTTTATCAGCAACAATAGGGACAGGTAATATTGCTGGTGTTGCCACAGCTATTGCAACAGGTGGTCCTGGAGCTATTTTCTGGATGTGGCTATCCGCTTTTTTCGGTATGGCTACAAAATATGCCGAGGCTGTGTTGGCTGTTAATTTTCGAAAAAAATTAGAAGATGGCACCAGTATCGGTGGCCCGATGTATTATTTAAAAGAAGGGTTAAGTAATAAATTTCTAGGAAATATTTTGGGTGTATTATTCGCTATTTTTGGAATCGTTGCTTCTTTTGGTATAGGTAGTATGGTACAATCTCACTCTGTAGCTATGGCGGTTAATGATGCTTTTAATTTACCAAAAGGTGTTACAGGTTTTATACTAATGGTTTTAACTGCACTTGTTATTATTGGTGGTATTAAAAGAATTGGCAAAGTTACAGAGAAAATAGTCCCTTTTATGGCTGTTTTTTATTTTATTTTTGCAATTATAATAATTGTTTTAAATTTTGGAAACTTCTTAGATGTTCTTGTATTAATTTTTAAATCAGCTTTTTCACCTGTTGCTGCTGTCGGAGGTTTTGCAGGTGCTGCAGTTAAAGATGCTATAAGGTACGGTGTTGCAAGAGGGGTATTTTCAAATGAAGCAGGTCTAGGGAGTGCACCTATAGCTCATGCTGCTGCAAAAACAGATAATCCTGTTAGACAGGGCTTAGTTGCTATGACAGGAGTTTTCTTCGATACAATAATAATTTGTTCGTTAACTGCTTTTGTTATATTATTAACTGGGGTTTGGGATAGTGGTAAAACCAGCACAGAGTTGACTGCAATGGCTTTTGTGACAGTTTTTGGTGGTAACGGTAAGATGTTTTTAGCCCTTGCCTTAATATTTTTTGCTTATTCCACTATATTGGGTTGGTCATATTATGGAGAGCAATGTGCAAAATTCCTCTTTGGATATAAATTTAGCTATTTTTACAAAATTGTTTACAGCTTAAGTGTTTTTTATGGAGCTTTTAGAAAGACTGCTTTTGTATGGGATATGGCAGATCTTTTTAATGGTATGATGGCTATACCTAACTTGATAGGGCTTATTTTTCTTTCTGGTTTGCTTGTAAAGATAACCAAAGAAAAAATTGATGAAGTTTGA
- a CDS encoding lytic transglycosylase domain-containing protein, which translates to MLEKLTSEKVTVLSSLINKKSKNKYLISKYNQIIDINNVLSYLTNKNIKYSTMDISYTIVDESTKEHIDPYLILSLILTESSFNHKSISRKGAIGLMQILPNTAYYVSQLNDDIDISHRKELFDPITNIKIGISYFSYLLKKYNGNVKYAIIAYNLGPTKLNYRLRKNKKLPKFYYNKVLRNYQLISTIKNNA; encoded by the coding sequence ATGTTAGAGAAACTTACATCAGAAAAAGTAACTGTTCTATCTAGCTTAATAAATAAAAAATCAAAAAACAAATATCTAATTTCAAAATATAACCAAATCATAGATATAAATAATGTATTAAGTTATTTAACAAACAAAAATATTAAGTATTCTACTATGGATATATCTTACACAATTGTGGATGAATCAACAAAAGAGCATATAGACCCATATCTCATACTATCGCTAATTTTAACAGAAAGCTCTTTTAATCATAAAAGCATTTCAAGAAAAGGAGCAATTGGTCTGATGCAAATATTACCTAACACTGCTTATTATGTTTCACAACTAAATGACGATATAGATATTTCACATAGAAAAGAGCTGTTTGATCCAATAACTAATATAAAAATAGGTATAAGCTATTTCTCATATCTGTTAAAAAAATACAATGGCAACGTAAAATATGCAATTATAGCTTACAATTTAGGTCCTACAAAACTAAATTATAGATTGAGAAAAAACAAGAAACTACCAAAATTTTATTACAACAAAGTATTAAGAAACTATCAACTTATATCTACTATCAAAAATAATGCATAA
- the purF gene encoding amidophosphoribosyltransferase: MIFDKFHEECGIAGVFGDKDAANLVYLSLYALQHRGQEGAGIACSDRHIIRVEKGLGLVADIFKKHTLERLPGDIAIGHNRYSTSGESLLKNTQPIVADINLGQVALVHNGNIVNAEKLRDDLVRDGSIFTSTSDSEIVIHLMAKSGKDNLIDAIISSVSKLKGAFSLIFMTKDMLIGLRDPNGFRPLILGKIRSGHVLVSETCALDLIDAEFIREIDPGEMVIIKDDGLQSIRPFENVNPTPCIFEFIYFARPDSRIFGKSVYEVRKSFGMKLAEESPVDADVVIPVPDSGVVATLGYSEYSKISYAMGLIRNHYVGRTFIEPAQSIRHFGVKLKLNAVRSVIEGKRVVVVDDSIVRGTTSRKIVKMLKEAGAKEVHMRISSPPTCYPCFYGIDTPTRSELIASNHTIEEIRKYITADSLAYLSLEGMHECVKPFSFCDACFSGKYPTLHKDGLGINPKSEV, from the coding sequence ATGATATTTGATAAATTTCACGAAGAATGCGGTATAGCTGGTGTATTTGGCGACAAAGATGCAGCCAATTTGGTGTATCTATCACTCTATGCTCTTCAGCATAGGGGGCAGGAAGGTGCTGGTATAGCCTGTTCTGATAGACATATAATAAGGGTTGAAAAAGGGCTTGGTTTGGTGGCCGATATTTTTAAAAAACATACTTTAGAAAGGTTACCTGGTGATATAGCTATTGGACATAACAGGTACTCAACTTCTGGAGAATCTTTGTTGAAAAATACCCAACCGATTGTTGCAGATATAAATTTGGGACAGGTTGCTTTAGTTCATAACGGAAATATAGTAAACGCCGAAAAGTTGAGGGATGATCTTGTAAGAGATGGATCTATTTTTACTTCAACTTCAGATAGTGAAATAGTGATTCATTTGATGGCAAAATCTGGTAAAGATAATCTGATAGATGCAATAATTAGTAGTGTTAGTAAGTTGAAAGGTGCTTTTAGCCTTATTTTTATGACAAAAGATATGCTTATTGGCTTAAGAGACCCAAACGGTTTTAGACCGCTTATTTTGGGTAAAATTAGGTCTGGTCATGTTTTAGTTAGCGAAACGTGCGCGTTGGATTTAATAGATGCAGAGTTTATTAGAGAGATAGATCCTGGAGAAATGGTCATTATAAAGGATGATGGTTTACAAAGTATAAGGCCTTTTGAAAATGTAAATCCAACTCCATGTATATTTGAGTTTATATATTTTGCCAGACCTGATAGTCGAATTTTTGGAAAAAGTGTATATGAGGTAAGAAAAAGTTTTGGGATGAAACTTGCAGAAGAGAGTCCAGTTGATGCTGATGTTGTAATTCCTGTGCCTGATTCTGGAGTTGTTGCTACACTCGGTTATTCTGAATATAGTAAAATTTCTTATGCTATGGGGTTAATTAGAAACCATTATGTGGGTAGAACATTTATTGAACCTGCTCAATCTATTAGACATTTTGGTGTTAAACTGAAGCTCAATGCTGTGAGAAGTGTTATAGAAGGGAAAAGGGTTGTTGTGGTTGACGATTCTATTGTAAGAGGTACAACTAGTAGGAAAATTGTTAAAATGCTAAAAGAAGCTGGAGCAAAAGAGGTTCATATGCGAATTTCTTCTCCACCGACCTGTTACCCATGTTTTTATGGTATTGATACACCCACTAGAAGTGAGTTGATAGCATCTAATCATACGATAGAGGAGATAAGAAAATATATTACTGCTGATTCTCTTGCATATTTAAGCTTGGAAGGGATGCATGAGTGTGTAAAACCTTTTAGTTTTTGTGATGCGTGTTTCAGCGGTAAATATCCAACATTGCATAAAGATGGTTTAGGTATTAATCCAAAAAGTGAGGTATAA
- the purL gene encoding phosphoribosylformylglycinamidine synthase subunit PurL translates to MGVYEKFNYPNVTLEVAKEMGLNEDEFNKAIEILGRKPNYIELGIFAAMWSEHCSYKSSRVHLKKFPTDAPWVVQGPGENAGIIEIDGDICACFKVESHNHPSYIEPYQGAATGVGGILRDVFTMGARPIACMDGLRFGDITKDEKSRYIFEGVVSGIAGYGNCFGVPTVGGETFFHPTFAKNPLVNALALGLVKKDKIFKAKAEGVGNPVIYVGAKTGRDGIHGATMASEEFGSDSESKRPNVQIGDPFKEKLLLEACLELMKNDFVVGIQDMGAAGLTSSSFEMASKSGSGVELYLDKVPCREKGMTPYEIMLSESQERMLLVAKKGYEDKVLEIFAKWDLDAEIIGRVTDDGFVKLYWEGELVAELPAKPLGDEAPVYDRPYKEPAYYKELKHNDFAFVNLNLDKTFEMMLTNPNISSKKWIYEQYDHMVRTNTVVLPGSDASVLRIKGSKKGIVLSMDCNSRYCYLDPYKGGQIAVIEAARNVAMAGGRPLAISDCLNFGNPEKPDVMWQFVKAVEGMSFACEKLNTPVVSGNVSFYNETDGKGIYPTPTVVMVGVLDDVEKRLESFFQQEGSIIYLLGENKGEIGGSEFASYCLDMDEGVVPDPNIDENIKLIDFMVDAAKESVLLSAHDVSLGGLVISLFEMCVKRRIGVEVNFDYKMDDYRYLFSETQGLAFVEVEPSKEEKFLQLASKYGVRTERVGITGGKEFKVKKGRRVLLIYDLDNLITQYEREIERWMK, encoded by the coding sequence TAAAGAAATTTCCAACAGATGCACCATGGGTTGTCCAGGGGCCTGGTGAAAATGCTGGAATCATTGAAATTGATGGGGATATATGTGCATGTTTCAAAGTTGAAAGCCATAATCACCCTTCATATATAGAACCTTATCAGGGTGCTGCTACAGGTGTAGGTGGAATTTTGAGAGATGTTTTTACAATGGGTGCTAGACCTATTGCATGTATGGATGGCCTAAGGTTTGGAGATATTACAAAAGATGAAAAAAGCAGATACATATTTGAAGGGGTTGTTTCTGGTATAGCTGGTTATGGAAATTGTTTTGGTGTACCTACAGTTGGAGGGGAAACCTTTTTTCATCCTACATTTGCTAAAAACCCTTTAGTTAATGCTTTAGCACTCGGTTTGGTTAAAAAGGATAAGATTTTTAAGGCTAAAGCAGAAGGGGTTGGTAATCCGGTTATTTATGTGGGCGCTAAAACAGGTAGAGATGGTATCCATGGTGCCACTATGGCCAGTGAAGAGTTTGGCTCAGATTCGGAGAGTAAAAGACCTAATGTCCAAATTGGTGATCCTTTTAAAGAGAAATTGTTATTAGAAGCTTGTTTAGAGTTAATGAAGAATGACTTTGTAGTTGGAATACAGGATATGGGGGCTGCTGGTTTAACAAGTTCTTCTTTTGAAATGGCTTCTAAAAGTGGCTCCGGTGTTGAGCTTTATTTAGATAAGGTTCCATGTAGAGAAAAAGGGATGACCCCTTATGAAATTATGCTATCAGAATCTCAAGAGAGGATGTTGCTTGTAGCTAAAAAAGGGTATGAAGATAAGGTGTTGGAGATTTTTGCAAAATGGGATTTGGATGCGGAAATTATTGGACGTGTAACTGATGATGGGTTTGTTAAATTGTATTGGGAAGGTGAGCTTGTTGCAGAGCTTCCTGCAAAACCACTTGGAGATGAAGCACCTGTATATGACAGACCTTATAAAGAGCCTGCTTATTATAAAGAATTAAAACATAACGATTTTGCTTTTGTGAATCTTAATCTTGATAAAACTTTTGAGATGATGTTAACTAATCCAAATATTTCTTCGAAAAAATGGATTTATGAACAGTACGACCATATGGTTAGAACAAACACGGTTGTTTTACCAGGTTCTGATGCATCAGTTTTAAGAATTAAAGGGAGTAAAAAAGGGATAGTATTATCAATGGATTGCAATAGCAGATATTGTTATCTTGACCCATATAAAGGGGGGCAAATAGCTGTTATTGAAGCAGCAAGAAATGTAGCAATGGCAGGTGGAAGACCTCTTGCTATTTCTGATTGTCTAAATTTTGGTAATCCTGAAAAACCAGATGTGATGTGGCAGTTTGTTAAAGCTGTTGAGGGGATGAGTTTTGCTTGCGAGAAACTAAATACTCCTGTTGTTAGCGGTAATGTAAGTTTTTATAATGAGACTGATGGAAAAGGTATTTATCCAACACCAACTGTTGTTATGGTAGGCGTTTTAGATGATGTAGAGAAAAGGTTGGAATCATTTTTTCAGCAGGAAGGGAGCATTATTTATCTGCTTGGAGAAAATAAAGGTGAGATTGGTGGTAGCGAATTTGCTTCTTATTGTCTTGATATGGACGAAGGGGTGGTTCCTGATCCTAATATTGACGAAAATATTAAATTGATAGATTTTATGGTAGATGCAGCTAAAGAGTCAGTTTTGCTAAGTGCACATGATGTTTCCTTGGGTGGATTAGTTATTTCTCTTTTTGAAATGTGTGTGAAAAGGAGAATAGGTGTAGAAGTAAATTTTGATTATAAAATGGATGATTATAGATATCTTTTTAGTGAAACTCAGGGGTTAGCATTTGTGGAGGTTGAACCTTCTAAGGAAGAGAAATTTTTACAACTTGCATCAAAGTATGGTGTAAGGACTGAGAGGGTAGGAATAACTGGAGGTAAAGAATTTAAAGTAAAAAAAGGTAGAAGGGTACTTCTTATTTATGATTTGGATAATCTGATTACTCAGTATGAAAGGGAAATTGAAAGATGGATGAAATGA